The sequence TGTGGGCAATGACCCGCTGGCCCTGAGAATCCTCAGTGAAAAGCTGACTCCAGGAGTCCTTGTCATTCCTTTCACTGTCCCAGGAAAACTCAGGAATAGGACAAGGGCTTTGTTTCACTGCCTTTGTGTTTGCTTCACTCCGGGAATCCTTGTATGTTTGAAGGACAGGGGCCTGCCTGTTTCTTTTGGCAGACACATCTTCCAAGTTACTCTTATCCAAGAGCTGATGGCCCTTGTGCCCAGTTTTACTGTGTCTCTCCACACtctgataattatttttcttagatCCATGAAGCCATTCCCTTTCACAGGAAGAATCCTCTCCCTCCTTTTGGTCCAGCAAGCAAGAACTCTCCAGGTCCTGGGTGAAGGTGCTGGCCAGTGAGGCCTTACTCTCTCCAGCACAGATTGAGGTATCAGGCCGGAACAAAGACAGCACAGTCAAGCATGGGGTTTCTATTCCATGGTGGCAAGAAGCCTTGAGAGACTGAGGAGAAAGTCCAGCTTCCTGGATGTCTGCAGGGGTTGAAGTGACTAAAGGGGGTGCCATGAAGTCATCCGCCAGGCCCTGGGTCAGATGTTCCAACTGGGTTGCGTCTTCCTTAGACTCTTTGTTGGTCTGAATTTCTGAATGAGATGAAACACTCCTCTGGTCAGCAccatttatttgtctttcctGCGCTTTCCGCCTCTTCAGCGCCACGGCGTCCAGCCACACGCCgcaggcctcctcctcctccttctccggGCCTCTGCGCCTCATGGCCGCTGAGAAGACCAAGCCAACAGGATACCCGCTGGAAGCTCGAGCCACTTCACGCAACCGCCATCAGAGACTCGGCAGACGTTCGAATCTCCCCGCCAACGCTGGGGGCGGAGCTACGCCACGACCTCCCCGGTGCAGGCACCGCCCTCAGCGTCAGCTCCGCCCCGGCCCAAGCCCAGAACAGACTTtagaactctgtgggagaaggtgagggtgggatgtttcgaaagaacagcatgtacattatctatagtgaaatagatcaccagcccaggtgggatgcatgagacaggtgctcgggcctggtgcactgggaagacccagaggaatcgggtggagagggaggtgggaggggggatcgggatggggaatacatgtaactccatggctgattcatgtcaatgtatgacaaaacccactgaaatgttgtgaagtaattagcctccaactaattaaaagaaaacataatagaattaatttttttaattttaaaaatatattatgaagCAATGTGAAAAAATGTCTATTGTTTCCAAAGATAGTCTTGGGCTAGATCATAGAATTCCTACAAAGTAAAATCACAGTATTTTGTAATTTACTTCATGAACATGATGGAGTCATTACAAGATTCTTTATCATGAGAATGAAGTAAACCAATACAACATGGTGAATGGTTGAATGGATAGCAAAAGCttagagacagaaaaaaacagatttattgTAACTGTTCAGATGGGAAATAGAATGGCCCTGACCAAGGACAGTGACGGTGGAGATAGGTTACCAGGAACAAGATAGATACACTAccataatatttataaagcagtATATTCTGCATGTTAAGCTTCTGGTCCATGTCAGATCAGGGCAGGTCATGGAGAAGTCTTTTTACcttcattattaatatatattggaaggactgatgctgaaactgaaactccagtcctttggccatctgatgctatgaactgactcattggaaaagaccctaattctgggaaagattgaaggcaggaggagaagggaaaaacagaggatgagatggtttgatggcgtcaccaactagatggacatgagtttgcacaagctccgggagttgatgaaggacggagaagcctggtgtgccccagtccatggggtcacaaagagttggacacaactgagcaattgaactgaactgacctgattaTATATACAGTATTAAAAAGTTGTGTAGAAAATGATGCTCAGAGAAGACTGTAGATCTTCTATTGCCATTACAGAGATCACCTGTTTAGCAGTCGTTTGGTCAATGTGCTACTTCTGTGCCAAAGCAAAAGCTATTACATCCATCTGATATACCTCTATGTTTAGCAACAGAACAAATAACTGCTATAGGATCTATATGGCAAGTTGTGCTTTAAAATTGTTCACTGCATTAGCCATCATTGGCCTGAAAAGCAAATTACAGTAGCTGCAGACGTTTTCAGcagcattttttcttttagatgttTCTTAAATAGAATGTGGCTTTTAAGTTCAGAGGTGGACCAAGGCAAAATGGCAAAGTACAATGCAAAGCCTTGGCAGTTACCTTATTGTCATTCATGTTGGGGAAGAATTGTTCACCAGGCAGATACAGAGTaaacaaatagacaaaaaaaCAATACAAGTGTTCATGAAAATGACTctaaacatttttaatgtaatgTTGCATTAAAGCCTCACCCTTATTAAAGGTACAAGAATGCAATCGAAagattaaactttttaaaaatctgtttagattttgtttttatgtttagctttgtttttattatatatatatgtatatatatatatagtagccATGTCATGAGGAAAGATACTTTATTTTGATTGACAAAAGCATATTTGATGACTTTAAATCCATATTTTCAATTATGTTTCAGATACTagaaaaaaggtttgaaaaggaTGGCCTAAAAATAGGGTCCAGTTTATCCTTCCCTTTACCTTTCCTTCCTGAAAAACGTAGCCGAAAGCCATTCACTTGGGCAGTGTACAATAGGCTTCAAGCTGGGGATGGCTGCAGGAGTGTGGTCAACTAGAGCAGGGTGAGAAGGATTTCACAGCACCAGCACCGGGTGTTGAAGCCTGAGTGAGGCAGCCAGGTGTGGGATTTTAGAACCAGAGAAGGGTGAGGAGCATGTCCACATGGGGGCATCCTGGCAAGGGGAGTGACAGTCTGATCAGGAGTCAGGCAGGAGAGGGAGTCGCAACAGACAAAGGAGATTCATTAAGTATTGATCAAACATGTAATTATATTAAAGATAATGGGAGccaagacttcccaggtggtccggCGGCTAatgctccatgctcccaatgtagggggcccaggtttaatccctggtcagggaactaggtctcacaaaccacaactaagagtccacatgccgcAACCAAGATCCAGTGCattcaaataaagaaagaaagaaaataatgggaGCCTTACTGTCAAATGAAGGAGTTAAAACATGGAAATTCAGAAACTAGAATAAATGTAGGGTAGTATAGCTATCAGGGACAACTCATGGTTTTCAAAAGATAGAGATATAAATACATAGATGTAaattaatatgtatgtatatgaatacttacatgtatatgtgtatatatagagacACATTCTATCAGGAATCCACTTAGCCagttaataaaaattaacatcATCAGTCATGGTAAAAATTTACAAGGTCCACAATCTAAGAAGGTGCAATTAGAACATAGCATCATTTCTGTGATACTCCTATCAAGATGCATTATCTAAACTGAATCATGAGGAAACACTGGACTATTGCAAATTGAGAAACATTCTGTTAAATAAAGgaataatattttctaaatgcCAAGATCATGACAAAGGAAGGAGGGTCTGTTCTGCCTAAAGAAGACAATGAGAAATGATCCATGAAACATAAGACGTGATTCTAAACTGGATTCTTTTGCTATGAAGCCATTATTTAGATAACTGATAAAATCTGAATGGGAGCTCTAAATTAGATGGTGGCAatatatcccctagagaaggaaatggcaagccactccagtatccttacctgggaaatcccatggatagaggagcctggcgggctacagtccaaggggtctcaaagagtcagacacgactgagcacaacatATCCATGCTAATTTGCTTGTTTCGGTGATGAGACTGCGGCTATCTAAGATAATATTCTTATCTGTATGATACATCCAACTATTGGGGCATCAGGTCAACAACTTACTTTCAAGtggtttggggaaaaaatagtcTGTGCTAAGCTGTACTTGAAAATCTTCTGTTAGTCTGagattgttttaaaacaaaaaagagaaataaccaCTACAGAGAGAATATATTAAAGAATAATCAAACAAAATCTAAAAACTTATGGTGCAGAGTTTAAATCTGTGACTCAGGTGTTTGTCTACAATTTTAGAAAGATTTATTATTAGGAATTTTTCTTGTTAAAATGACCTTGCatgatataaaaatgcaaatagaaaatacagctttttttaaaaaaacttaattttattcAAGAAAAGTAGTGTCTGGATGGATAGGAataattaaaatggataaacagattCTAAAactttccctgaaaaaaaaatgggcagaaatgaGTATTGGGTACATATACCACTCTGGGGATAGAATGTGTTATAGCAGAATAGACTATATGAAAACTGGATTTATGAAATGGGGTAAAAGGATTAATAGAGAGGGATATCACAGATGAAAAGACAGCAAACACAAAGACATAGTGAAGGCAAACAATGTTATTCCTGGATAAAGGGAATGGTCGCTGGAAACAATAAAAAACTTAACACAAATGTGGTAAATGTACAGGAGGAATACACAAACAGGTGACTGCTGGCAGTCCTTTCTGCCTGGGTCCAAATTAGATTTAAGGTTATAAAGACCAACTGAGGACCTAAACAATAGAgtcaaagagaagaaataaaatctagaaaaagCTAGCAAAATAGTCtggtgaaataatattttattgcctATGGATGTACTTTTATTTGCTGTTTGATTGCTTTTTATCTGTTAAACTGGCTTCTAGTTTCAAATGACTCCTGGAAGCTTCTATTTCAAGACGGAAGATTGAGCATGGTTGTCTTACTTTCCGAGGACATAAAAATGATATTAGTGAATAAAACTGAGACTAGACATATCACACCAAAGAGAATGACAGGAAAGTCAGAATTGgtttaatgatataaaatatagaagGCAGAAGAAAATAGTTGATACATGAAACAGAGAAAAGCCTAAATAAGTGATGATTAGTACAACATGAAGAAGGAAGCTAACGTGCTAAGAGGCACAAAATTCAGTCACCATTAACAGGAAAGGAGGTGGGGCATTAGATGGATAGCAGAGGCCATGGATACCTGTTCCAAAATGCTCCCTGCTGCCATCCATTGTCCCCTAGAGTAGGGCTGGCCTGTGGTTTCCATGGGTTTGAAGGatgcacttttcttttctttttgcagacATAATTTATGAAGGTGATTCGAAATAATATGAGTCTGTAAGCAATGCTAactttttaagtgttttctttttccagctttattgagataaaattgacatacaacattgtaTAAGCTTAAAATGCATTAATACGATGTGTTGATTTAGTACACTTATATACTGCAATAAGATTATGACTTTAGCATTAGCTAGCACCTCCATCATGTCACGTACTTACTATTTCattttgtggtaagaacatttaagatctactctatTAGCAAATAGTAAAGatgaacttgggcttcccttgtggctcagttggtaaagaatctgcctgcagtgtgggagatctgggttcgattcctgggttggaaagatcccctggagaagggaaaggctacccactccagtattctggcctggagaattccatggactgtatagtccatggggtcgcaaagagtcagacacagctaagcgactttcacttcacttcatgtcatagatgaacttatttgcaaaacagaaaacatatggacaccaagggggattGTGGAGgtgagatgaactgggagattgggactgacttatatacactactgatactatgcataaaatagataattaatgagaacctaatGTATAGTAGAGGGAACTCTACTCGGCATTCTGTGGTATACTACAGGGAAGGAAATCCAGCTGATATTCTTACACAGacagctgatttactttgctgtacagtagaaactaacacaccattgtaaagcaactatacttcaaaaaaaatttattaataaattaaaatgtacttcagaaaaaaattttaagtatataatacagaACTATTAACTATAACCTCAAGGTTATGCATTAGATTCCCAGAATTTATTCAACTTCtgtttgcaaaaaataaataaataaataaaaatgattgggaaaaaaagagttcCTGACAGTACCTCAAAACTAAAGTCATCTCTATTCTGGCATTTGGAGAACCCCAGACCAAAGCCTAGCAACTCAGCCCTCACCTAAAGCAAAGCTGTGCCCAGGGCAGAACCATCTCTGTCACATGTCCTTTTCCCAAGAAAGATAGCACAAAACCACCTCCttccacacacacagagcagatAGAACATGTATCAGCACCCAGTCTAATGGACTTGGTCCCTCCCAAACTACAGAGCATTTCTATTACATGCAAGAAAACTAACAACTGAAAGATAGTGAACAAGATGAATAAATATTGCTCCTGCAGGAAGAAAAATCATTGGCCCCAAAAAAGTCAAACAGACGAGGTGGAATGCAAGAATGGAGGCATCCAATTAGCAGTCTAGTTAGTGCAAAGAACTGGTCATAACACCTTCTTTGTAAGGGGCCTAAAAAGCCATCAGAGATTAAACAGATGCTCACTGCAAATTACCAATTTTCCTTCTGGAGTGTTTGCCTCTAAGAAGTAGAATTGTGCCGAAGAACTGTTGAAGCTGTTCATCACTAATATTTTTGGACAATTTAGTTTTTACCAAGTTCAGGTACATGATATTTACTACTGTCATAAAACAACAAACAGATAAACATATAAAGTAGCACGTGCCTAGCAACCTGGAGCACCAGCTTTCTGCAGTTTGTGTGGCTTCTGCCTGATAAATTGTGCCTCTTCCATTCCATTCTATTTCCTAAATAGAAAGTTCTAAAGGAAACATTTCAAATTCCAGGAAAGAAGTACTAGCATctacctattattttttttttcaaattggaaaTAACTGCTTCTATAAACATCACTTCTTCTGCCTAAgaccaaattttttaaatgatttgtacaaaattctgatttcttttgaatGATTAACTAATTTAGTGAGATATGGAGCTTTATTTGCCAATTCTTTTTTAGCAGACTCCAAGATTATTTCTAAACCCAATTATAGTTATTAAACACATTCTTTATAATAGTTCAAAATCATTATATTTAATAGGACTAAAACATAACAGATTTCATACTCCAATTATGGTAAAGGCACAGAGTCTTTCTTAGAGAAACCTGATTCTCAGAAAGGTTTAAGATAAATTATGACTATTCTGGAGGGGAAGAGAATAGTTGATTAACGcgtggaagggaaaaaaataataatctcagTAAGTTAGACATCTAAGTGTTTTAAtgtctttaaacatttatttttataaatagctaacatttatatttaattatttactaaGATAATTTTCAATGGAAGAGACCATTCTATCTGTGCTCAGGACcaatttaaagtaaattaagagaattatttatttctacttttgtataatgcattttaataatatttaaaatatttaatctcaagcaaatcaaattttttaaaatgtactatatTTTAGAGAAATTACACAAAATCATACAAATAAGTATCAcaattttgtttaaagaaaaatgtctacATCTACAGTTTTTATAAGTTAGTagtatataaaagagaaaatacaaagttATGTTTTAATGAAGTcaccttaaatattttttaagaattgtCCTCCACATTGGAGAACAATTCCGCAACATAGATTCTACTTTAATGCAAATGTACTTGTGAAAACAACCACAAATTTGAAACCAGTattccagaaataaattttataataatgtatTTGAGACTGAAATAATTAAGattattgttggcaaagtaatgtctctgctttttaaaatgctgtctaggttggtcataactttccttccaatgaacaagcgtcttttaatttcatggctgcaatcaccatcagcagtgattttggagcccaaaaaaataaagtcagccactgtttccactctttccccgtctatttgccatgaagtgatgggactggatgatatgatcttagttttctgagtgttgaactttaagccaactttttcactctcctctttcactttctttttttttctttttgacattttattttattttttttcatttatttttattagttagaggctaattactttacaatattgtagcgggttttgccatacattgacatgaatcagccatggatttacatgtgttccccatcccgatcccccctcccaccccaccccccatctgatccctctgggtctccccatTGCACCAGCcacaagcacttgtctcatgcatccaacctgggctggtgatctttttcacccttgatagtgtacttgtttcaatgctattctctcagaacttcccaccctcgccttctcccacagagtccaaaattctgttctgtacatctgtgtctctttttctgttttgcatatagggttatcattaccatctttttaaattccatatatatgcgttagtatactgtactggtctttatctttctggcttacttcactctgtataatgggctccagtttcatccatctcattagaactgactcaaatgaattctttttaatggctgagtaatattccatggtgtaaatgtaccacagattccttatccattcatctgctgatgggcatctaggttgcttccatgtcctggctattataaacagtgctgcgatgaacattggggtgcacgtgtctctttcagatctggtttcctcagtgtgtatgcccaggagtgggattgctgggtcatatggcagttctatttccagttttttaagaaatctccacactgttctccatagcggctgtactagtttgcattcccaccaacagtgtaagagggttcccttttctccacaccctctccagcatttattgcttgtagacttttggatagcagccatcctgactggagtgtaatggtacctcgttgtggttttgatttgcatttctctgataatgagtgatgttgagcatcttttcatgtgtttgttagccatctgtatgtcgtctttggagaaatgtctgtttagttctttggcccattttttgattgagtcatttatttttctggaattgagctgcaggagttgcttgtatatttttgagattaatcctttgtctgttgctttgcttgctattactttctcccattctgagggctgtcttttcaccttgcttattgttaaatgttaataatttaaaagatgaaaGTGCTATCACATTATTACAACTTAAACTTCATTGACTGTTAATTAGATTGaatattcttatttaatttttgcaaATTGTCTGAGAATGTCTCTaccaagatttttttgttttcttctttcaaaatttataaattaCTGAGAGGTCAAACACACCACAAGTTTTTCCcaagaattttgtattttaaaaacatttttctattgTCTAATCATCTATCTAGGCATTTTCTAAGAGTTTCCTTTTGTcacctttctcttttaaaaaaaaaaattattttgtatggGGGTATAGTGGATTAACAATGTGACAGTTTCacgtgaacagcgaagggacttagccatacatacAGTCAACACATGTGTTCATTCTCCCACAAACTCTCTAAGGGTTTTTTTAACTAATGTCACTGTGACCATCactttataatgtataaaaaatcAAATCATGAAGCTGTACACTTAAAACCAACGTAATGTTGTACGATCCAAAGAAGGCAAATTATGATAGCTATTAACACgagaatatatttcttctttgatcaacATGGTGCTTGGAGGATTATTGGAAATAAGTAttagaatttgggggagaatcaATTTGGAAATTTATCTTGcttaattatatatattgtagTAAGCAGAACAATTACCTTTAAAATTGGGTCTGATTCTGGCATCATACCCCGACGTCCTTCCCattaatttatctaaaaagtcagAAGGTGACATTGGGGCACTTCGAGACCTTGCACTGTCTGTTTCCTTTGTTGCAACCAAACTGCaagtgaggaaagaaagaaaaagatttttaccAAAAAGTCTTCCTAACAGTTGTTACcttaaaatgtaatattaaaatGCTAAGCACAAAGTACCTTTGAAATCAAACCCAAAAAAAGGTTTATATACTGTAGAGTTAATATTATCATGACAGGTATTTATAGATTTACAGTCAGAATTCACACGTTTTCACATGTATTTAGCAGTGACAATATTTGTGTTAAGTCTGGAAACAAAGCTACTCCAAAGTATTAGGCtttcaaaatttgtatttatCCAAACTTTATTTCTGATTGCAATTTTTAGCTAAAATTACCCTGTGTGATTCAAGAATAAGAAAATGTGAATGTTCAGCTGTGAAATATAGCTCCTATAGCTTTTATAGAGGAAAAACACACCACCTTTTTTTCTTAACAGCAATAAAACTTCTGCCCTAAATATTAAACAATAATGTTCTTTTCATCAACCAGAATGAGTGCTTCCTATATTAGTAACATATTCAGTTACATTTATTATGCTTTCACTGTGTGTCTCTCTTCTACAGTACATTTTGTTCAGATCTAAAATGTGTGCGTGGAGATTGAGAAATTACCATAAATGTGGTTCTGTGTACTTGGCTATTATCCAATGAGAAGCTGTGTCCGGGAAAGGTAGAGggttattgtaattttttttcattcagacaTGTTCCTTAGAAGCCAACAAGTGACTACACCCCCACTCAGCTCCTCATTTACCTCGGCTAGTCCCCAGAAGGTCTGGGCCTGCTTGCTAGTGTCAAATGAATCTTTTTATCTACAGAGCTTTGCTCAAGAAAGTGAAGTAGACTTTCTGAGGACACATgtgtttgatatatatatatatatatattatatatatatataattataataataaaaataaatatatatatatttgacctGATGTTACTTCCTAGAGATTGTCAGTAATCGCATCCTCAGCTCTGTCACTCAGAGCGTTATCAAACTCTGAACCTTTGTGGTCACTCTCAGAAGTATCAAGTTATTAAATTCCTCCTGCCAGAATTTCCAACAAGTAGTGAAAATGGGCTTAGAGCCATAACCATTAAATTACCTACTACACTCATATATTCAGTAATTAATAAGCATAACTGTAAAATCTAATATCAATGATAATGTgagaaaaacatttatgaaaGTATGGTATCACAGCTAACAGCATCTATTAACTCTTGTCCTGTTCTAGAGGATGTATCTAGTTCTGGACAGTCTAAGTCACTTATCTTCCCAATAACTCGAATtctgtctctcttgctttctctctaaACAGAAGCTTCTTCTCTCCCTATTCTGTTGCCTCCATGTTACTTTGTAATCCTTTATCTCTGATCATTACTGGTCAGTTGAACCGCTTGCCATGGTGATCTCTGGAAAGTTTATTCTAAAGTCACAATaatcatcataaaaaaaaaaacaacctactcTCTTCTCAATAACTCTAGAACTTTCCCCTACCATCTGGCTTTAAGAAACTTTTG comes from Cervus elaphus chromosome 29, mCerEla1.1, whole genome shotgun sequence and encodes:
- the LOC122686279 gene encoding aurora kinase A and ninein-interacting protein-like, with product MRRRGPEKEEEEACGVWLDAVALKRRKAQERQINGADQRSVSSHSEIQTNKESKEDATQLEHLTQGLADDFMAPPLVTSTPADIQEAGLSPQSLKASCHHGIETPCLTVLSLFRPDTSICAGESKASLASTFTQDLESSCLLDQKEGEDSSCEREWLHGSKKNNYQSVERHSKTGHKGHQLLDKSNLEDVSAKRNRQAPVLQTYKDSRSEANTKAVKQSPCPIPEFSWDSERNDKDSWSQLFTEDSQGQRVIAHNSRAPFRDVTNDQNQGYGQVPNSPWAQCQDRTTQFNLQPDSLFTQDSEGNQVIRHQA